From a single Vitis vinifera cultivar Pinot Noir 40024 chromosome 18, ASM3070453v1 genomic region:
- the LOC104882616 gene encoding F-box/kelch-repeat protein At1g57790-like yields MYNPFTGETISLPLLRLSMKYTVEAFSISSAPSSSDCTCMVFANSSYRGFVVGTCRVSDKEWSKCEFSGNFDAGMDVAYLKGAFYFVEREGRLANFNVAQRQWNVLINILKFDHGPSRDVASTTHMVESEGEILLIRQYNEIGEVAAFVSRLAFGKKTWVEVKSLGNRALFLGRGTSLSLSLTAKDEEITDKIFTTNFQGVLTVLEIDIHKERPLQKSPSPFSIYII; encoded by the coding sequence ATGTATAACCCCTTTACGGGCGAGACAATTTCACTTCCTCTACTACGCTTGAGCATGAAGTATACGGTGGAGGCGTTCTCCATATCCTCCGCCCCTTCTTCCTCAGATTGCACCTGCATGGTCTTCGCCAACTCTTCATACCGTGGTTTTGTTGTGGGAACATGTCGTGTTAGTGATAAAGAATGGAGTAAGTGTGAATTTTCTGGCAATTTCGACGCAGGAATGGACGTTGCTTACCTTAAAGGAGCCTTCTATTTTGTGGAAAGAGAGGGAAGACTCGCGAATTTCAACGTTGCTCAACGACAATGGAACGTCCTTATTAACATACTAAAATTTGATCATGGGCCATCCAGGGACGTTGCCAGCACAACTCACATGGTGGAGTCCGAGGGAGAGATTTTGTTGATTAGGCAGTACAATGAAATCGGAGAAGTAGCCGCCTTTGTTTCCAGGCTGGCTTTTGGGAAGAAGACTTGGGTTGAAGTCAAGAGTTTGGGAAATCGAGCGTTGTTTCTTGGTCGTGGTACTTCACTGTCGCTTTCTTTGACTgcaaaagatgaagaaattaCGGACAAGATCTTCACCACAAATTTTCAAGGAGTCTTAACAGTTTTGGAAATTGACATCCACAAGGAAAGGCCATTGCAAAAGTCCCCCTctcctttttctatttatataatttaa
- the LOC100266028 gene encoding snakin-2 → MAISKTLIASLLISLLVYQITEAATTSGDGASSPTEKMDCGGACSARCRLSSRPNLCNRACGTCCARCNCVPPGTSGNQEICPCYANMTTRGNERKCP, encoded by the exons ATGGCCATCTCCAAAACTCTCATTGCTTCACTTCTCATTTCTCTTCTTGTTTACCAGATTACTGAGGCG GCGACCACCAGCGGCGACGGAGCGAGTTCTCCGACAGAGAAAATGG ATTGCGGGGGAGCATGCAGTGCGAGGTGTAGGCTGTCGTCGAGGCCAAATCTGTGCAACAGGGCATGTGGGACTTGCTGCGCTCGTTGCAACTGCGTCCCTCCAGGCACGTCTGGTAACCAAGAGATCTGCCCCTGCTACGCCAACATGACCACCCGTGGCAACGAACGCAAGTGCCCTTAA
- the LOC100243720 gene encoding uncharacterized protein LOC100243720, whose protein sequence is MKGKRTPIHAVATWVRKQPPKVKAFLAVASGIVAVIFLRMVVRDHDSLFVAAEAVHALGISILIYKLTKERTCAGLSLKSQELTAIFLAVRLYCSLVMEYDIHTILDSATLGTTLWVIYMIRFKLMSSYMDDKDNFKIYYVVIPCALLSLIIHPSTPHHIINRVCWAFCVYLEAISVLPQLRVMQNTKIVEPFTAHYVFALGVARFLSCAHWVLQVMDSQGRILTALGYGLWPSMVLLSEIVQTFILADFCYYYVKSLVGGQLVLRLPSGVV, encoded by the exons ATGAAGGGAAAGAGAACGCCGATCCACGCAGTGGCAACATGGGTGAGGAAACAACCGCCAAAGGTGAAGGCGTTTCTGGCGGTGGCTTCAGGGATTGTGGCAGTGATATTCCTCCGAATGGTAGTACGGGATCACGACAGTCTCTTTGTTGCTGCCGAGGCTGTTCACGCCCTCGGTATCTCTATTCTCATTTACAAGCTCACGAAGGAGAGGACTTGTGCCG GACTTTCGCTAAAATCACAAGAACTAACTGCTATATTTTTAGCTGTTAGACTGTACTGCAGTTTGGTTATGGAATATGATATACACACCATACTTGATTCAGCTACATTGGGAACAACCCTGTGGGTTATTTATATGATTCGTTTTAAACTGATGTCCAGCTATATGGATGACAAGGacaactttaaaatttattatgtg GTCATACCTTGTGCTCTACTGTCTCTTATTATTCATCCATCCACTCCACATCATATTATAAACAGGGTTTGCTGGGCTTTCTGTGTTTATTTGGAAGCTATCTCTGTACTACCCCAACTACGTGTGATGCAGAACACAAAG attGTTGAGCCCTTTACGGCTCATTATGTATTTGCACTGGGAGTTGCAAGGTTCTTGAGTTGTGCACATTGGGTCCTCCAG GTAATGGATTCGCAGGGACGCATCCTAACAGCATTGGGGTATGGACTATGGCCTTCAATGGTCCTCCTTTCAGAAATTGTCCAGACTTTTATTTTGGCGGACTTCTGCTATTACTATGTGAAGAG CCTTGTAGGTGGACAACTGGTGCTACGCCTCCCCTCTGGAGTGGTGTGA